From Halomicrobium salinisoli, the proteins below share one genomic window:
- a CDS encoding DUF5799 family protein, whose product MADDWTSSIAAERMELDSEFNDRVEASSFSNQQWNLVMTAIELEIEDPGDPETARIVPDTSSLPTIMPELDRVEQQSMMGGAGGDGGGGGGSGGGGLLGGVKDALGLGSGGGDDERIGEAEQLAEQYCERLQEKLESSGRWEGVRRRAAGDPSE is encoded by the coding sequence ATGGCCGACGACTGGACCTCGTCTATCGCCGCCGAGCGGATGGAACTGGACTCGGAGTTCAACGACCGGGTGGAAGCGTCGTCGTTCTCCAACCAGCAGTGGAACCTGGTGATGACGGCCATCGAACTGGAGATCGAGGACCCCGGCGATCCGGAGACGGCCCGGATCGTCCCCGACACGTCGAGCCTGCCGACGATCATGCCGGAGCTCGACCGCGTCGAGCAGCAGTCGATGATGGGCGGCGCCGGCGGCGATGGCGGTGGCGGGGGCGGCTCCGGTGGCGGCGGCCTCCTCGGCGGCGTCAAGGACGCGCTCGGGCTCGGGTCCGGCGGCGGCGACGACGAGCGGATCGGGGAGGCCGAGCAGCTCGCCGAGCAGTACTGCGAGCGGCTACAGGAGAAGCTCGAGTCGAGCGGCCGCTGGGAGGGCGTCCGGCGCCGGGCCGCGGGCGACCCGTCCGAGTGA
- a CDS encoding class I fructose-bisphosphate aldolase — MRPVEDSPVTRNGKALVLAHDHGLEHGPEQFAGVEERLDPTEVFEMATHDAVTALAVGKGLTETYYPSYDDQVNLLAKLNGGSDLWMGDPYSPQNWSVEYADELGADAVGYTIYPGVNKEPEMFEDFRPVQEAARERDLPIAMWSYPRGQAVKAHRSPEVIAYAARIAHELGADFAKVKYPRSQEAMAHAARSAAATKVLLSGGSKTSDREFLELVETCIDAGVEGLAVGRNVWQRENPYEILDMLEQVVFEGASTDDVL, encoded by the coding sequence ATGCGACCCGTCGAGGATTCCCCCGTCACCCGCAACGGCAAGGCGCTCGTACTGGCACACGATCACGGGCTTGAACACGGACCGGAGCAGTTCGCCGGCGTCGAGGAGCGCCTCGACCCGACGGAGGTCTTCGAGATGGCCACCCACGACGCCGTGACGGCGCTGGCCGTCGGCAAGGGCCTGACCGAGACCTACTACCCGAGCTACGACGATCAGGTGAACCTGCTGGCGAAGCTCAACGGCGGCTCCGACCTCTGGATGGGCGACCCGTACTCGCCCCAGAACTGGTCGGTGGAGTACGCCGACGAACTGGGCGCCGACGCCGTCGGGTACACGATCTACCCCGGCGTCAACAAAGAACCCGAGATGTTCGAGGACTTCCGCCCGGTCCAGGAGGCGGCCCGCGAGCGCGACCTCCCGATCGCCATGTGGTCCTACCCGCGGGGCCAGGCCGTCAAGGCCCATCGCTCGCCTGAGGTCATCGCCTACGCGGCCCGGATCGCCCACGAACTGGGCGCCGACTTCGCGAAGGTGAAGTACCCCCGCAGTCAGGAGGCCATGGCCCACGCCGCCCGGTCCGCGGCCGCCACCAAGGTCCTGCTGTCGGGCGGCTCGAAGACCTCCGACCGGGAGTTCCTCGAACTGGTCGAGACCTGCATCGACGCTGGCGTCGAGGGACTGGCCGTCGGCCGGAACGTCTGGCAGCGCGAGAACCCCTACGAGATCCTCGACATGTTAGAGCAGGTGGTTTTTGAGGGAGCCAGTACAGACGACGTCCTGTGA
- the glpR gene encoding HTH-type transcriptional regulator GlpR, whose translation MLPAERRRRIVELVTERDGCSVAELASELDFSKATIRRDLQELEDEGQVERSHGGAVPVSSVGRERSYGQREVQHLDAKEAIAERAVEEIRDDQVVCFDAGTTTMALARTVPSDAVLDAVTNMPELATALVEREIDVSVTGGRLRPRTRALVGPSTETFLERRHIDLLFLGTNSVLPSGLTTPDEDEAAVKSLMVERASRVVLVADSSKFGEQSYVAFADLADVDVLVTDEAPVGELGAALEDSGVSVAEVEE comes from the coding sequence ATGCTACCAGCGGAGCGCAGGCGACGGATCGTCGAGCTCGTCACGGAGCGGGACGGCTGTTCGGTGGCCGAGCTCGCCTCCGAACTCGACTTCTCCAAGGCGACGATCCGTCGGGACCTACAGGAGCTCGAAGACGAGGGACAGGTCGAGCGGTCCCACGGCGGCGCCGTCCCGGTCTCCTCGGTCGGTCGGGAGCGGTCCTACGGGCAGCGCGAGGTACAGCACCTCGACGCCAAGGAAGCCATCGCAGAGCGGGCCGTCGAGGAGATCAGGGACGACCAGGTCGTCTGCTTCGACGCGGGCACGACGACGATGGCGCTCGCGCGGACCGTCCCGTCCGACGCCGTGCTCGACGCCGTCACGAACATGCCGGAGCTGGCGACGGCCCTGGTGGAGCGGGAGATCGACGTGTCGGTCACCGGCGGGCGGCTGCGCCCGCGAACGCGCGCCCTCGTCGGTCCCTCCACGGAGACGTTCCTCGAGCGGCGCCACATCGACCTCCTCTTCCTCGGAACGAACTCGGTGCTCCCGTCGGGGCTGACGACGCCGGACGAGGACGAGGCCGCGGTCAAGTCGCTGATGGTCGAGCGGGCCAGCCGCGTCGTCCTCGTCGCCGACAGCTCCAAGTTCGGAGAGCAGTCCTACGTCGCGTTCGCCGACCTGGCCGACGTGGACGTGCTCGTCACCGACGAGGCGCCCGTGGGCGAACTCGGTGCGGCACTCGAGGACAGCGGCGTCTCCGTCGCGGAGGTCGAGGAGTGA
- a CDS encoding S1C family serine protease codes for MDHQQSRRAFLGSLAAAAGASAAGCQIPGESTQSGDADGAAPTGGDAADGAEATVSGEPYAAVYESVAGSVASVRTYDGGGNGAQGTAFVYDDRHLVTNEHVVSGASDVSVRFQDSGWRNAEVLATDVYSDLAVMETPALPDGAEPLPLLESDPAVGQRVVAIGNPFGYGGSVSEGIVSGLDRTLAAANGFSIPDAIQTDAAVNPGNSGGPLVTLDGNVAGVINAGGGDNIGFAISAALARRVIPALLSDGAFGHSYVGVRLMNVSPPIARANDVPEARGVYIDEVIDGGPAEDVLRGSNGSRPVNGVSAPTGGDVIVSMADAELRARQDLASFLALETDPGDTIDVGLYRNGQRRTVELTLGERPDPGE; via the coding sequence ATGGATCACCAGCAGTCCCGCCGCGCCTTCCTCGGGTCGCTGGCGGCGGCCGCCGGCGCGAGCGCGGCCGGCTGCCAGATTCCGGGCGAGTCCACGCAGTCGGGCGACGCCGACGGCGCGGCGCCGACGGGCGGCGACGCGGCGGACGGCGCCGAGGCGACGGTCAGCGGCGAGCCCTACGCCGCCGTCTACGAGTCGGTCGCCGGGTCGGTCGCCTCGGTCCGGACCTACGACGGCGGCGGCAACGGGGCCCAGGGGACGGCGTTCGTCTACGACGACCGCCACCTCGTCACCAACGAACACGTCGTCTCCGGCGCCTCGGACGTCAGCGTCCGCTTCCAGGACTCCGGCTGGCGCAACGCCGAGGTCCTCGCGACCGACGTCTACAGCGACCTCGCCGTCATGGAGACGCCCGCACTGCCGGACGGCGCCGAGCCCCTCCCGCTGCTCGAATCTGACCCCGCGGTGGGACAGCGCGTCGTCGCCATCGGCAACCCCTTCGGGTACGGCGGCTCCGTCTCGGAGGGCATCGTCAGCGGCCTCGACCGGACGCTCGCGGCGGCCAACGGCTTCTCGATCCCCGACGCCATCCAGACCGACGCCGCGGTCAACCCCGGGAACAGCGGGGGCCCGCTGGTCACGCTGGACGGAAACGTCGCCGGCGTCATCAACGCCGGCGGCGGCGACAACATCGGCTTCGCCATCTCCGCCGCCCTCGCCCGCCGCGTGATCCCCGCCCTCCTGTCGGACGGCGCGTTCGGCCACTCCTACGTCGGCGTGCGCCTGATGAACGTCTCGCCGCCGATCGCCCGCGCCAACGACGTCCCGGAGGCCCGCGGCGTCTACATCGACGAGGTGATCGACGGCGGCCCGGCCGAGGACGTCCTCCGGGGTAGCAACGGGTCACGGCCGGTCAACGGCGTCTCGGCCCCCACAGGCGGCGACGTGATCGTCAGCATGGCCGACGCCGAGCTCCGCGCCCGCCAGGACCTCGCCTCCTTCCTCGCGCTCGAGACCGACCCCGGCGACACGATCGACGTGGGGCTCTACCGGAACGGGCAGCGCCGGACGGTCGAACTGACGCTCGGCGAGCGCCCGGACCCCGGAGAGTAA
- a CDS encoding family 43 glycosylhydrolase: MVDEGNGDGIARRQFLGSAAAGAFGTAAAAGASGTTAADPGDEHYHNPVGPVGFGDVTAVQAEDGNYYAYGTETPLDVVPIARSENLVDWTYVTAAFDSSPDWRDNPDAGVWAPDVNYVDGEYRLYYSYSTWGSQNNPGIGLATADSPTGPFTDQGPVFRGEDLGMTNAIDADLVVEDGTPYLIWGSFFGIYGVQLTQDGSDYVPGTTFHVAGDNREGPTVVRENGYYYLFLSTGQCCEGADSTYEVEVGRAESLTGPYYAPDGRDLREIDEHHAGATVLTGTDRFIGPGHNGAVQDEAGNWWMLYHVEATADREDRVMMLDRIRFDDDGWPVVGCDGTPCPESPRPVMDPQSTPRDDQTPTTPEDQGPPAIGGGAAPTDPDGDGLYEDLNGNGEVDYSDVVSYFETMDDPAMTDNVAAYDYNGNGEVDFADLVDLFEQV, from the coding sequence ATGGTGGACGAGGGGAACGGGGACGGCATCGCGCGGCGACAGTTCCTGGGTTCGGCCGCGGCGGGGGCGTTCGGTACGGCGGCTGCGGCCGGCGCCAGCGGCACCACAGCGGCCGACCCGGGCGACGAGCACTACCACAATCCGGTGGGACCGGTGGGCTTTGGCGACGTGACCGCCGTTCAGGCGGAGGACGGCAACTACTACGCGTACGGCACCGAGACGCCGCTGGACGTCGTGCCGATCGCGCGCTCGGAGAACCTGGTCGACTGGACCTACGTCACCGCGGCGTTCGACTCCAGCCCCGACTGGCGGGACAACCCCGACGCGGGCGTGTGGGCGCCGGACGTCAACTACGTCGACGGGGAGTACCGCCTGTACTACTCCTACTCGACGTGGGGGAGCCAGAACAACCCCGGGATCGGGCTGGCGACGGCGGACTCGCCGACGGGGCCGTTCACCGATCAGGGTCCCGTGTTCCGGGGGGAGGACCTGGGGATGACCAACGCCATCGACGCGGACCTCGTCGTGGAGGACGGCACGCCGTACCTGATCTGGGGGAGTTTCTTCGGCATCTACGGCGTCCAGTTGACGCAGGACGGCAGCGACTACGTGCCCGGGACGACGTTCCACGTCGCCGGGGACAACCGCGAGGGCCCGACCGTCGTCCGCGAGAACGGCTACTACTACCTGTTCCTCTCGACGGGGCAGTGCTGCGAGGGGGCGGACAGCACCTACGAGGTGGAGGTCGGCCGCGCCGAATCGCTGACCGGGCCGTACTACGCGCCCGACGGACGGGACCTGCGTGAGATCGACGAGCACCACGCCGGCGCGACCGTCCTGACCGGCACGGACCGGTTCATCGGGCCGGGTCACAACGGCGCCGTCCAGGACGAGGCCGGGAACTGGTGGATGCTCTACCACGTCGAGGCGACGGCGGACCGCGAGGACCGCGTCATGATGCTCGACCGGATCCGCTTCGACGACGACGGCTGGCCGGTCGTGGGCTGCGACGGGACGCCCTGCCCGGAGAGCCCGCGACCGGTGATGGACCCGCAGTCGACGCCGCGGGACGACCAGACGCCGACCACACCGGAGGACCAGGGCCCGCCGGCTATCGGCGGCGGCGCAGCGCCGACGGATCCGGACGGCGACGGCCTGTACGAGGACCTCAACGGCAACGGCGAGGTGGACTACTCCGACGTGGTCAGCTACTTCGAGACCATGGACGACCCGGCGATGACCGACAACGTCGCCGCCTACGACTACAACGGCAACGGCGAGGTCGACTTCGCCGACCTCGTGGACCTCTTCGAGCAGGTCTGA
- a CDS encoding GNAT family N-acetyltransferase: MYVRDAKNREEVWLLDHIEEMGLDETAFRSRDYVVAIDEENHEKAGFGRIRIHKTDDGDRCELTSIGVLPEWRGQGVGAHVVERLVEYAGDEGFEEVYSLAGEPDYLRQFGFDRIEPEQLPEKLRDRLTEKQESIQPGAVPLRLQIDRFRMPDRLRDLFKQAAAQDEGDAEPAEGPEDFGIDPDEATYKYDTGR; the protein is encoded by the coding sequence ATGTACGTCCGGGACGCGAAGAACCGCGAGGAGGTCTGGCTGCTGGACCACATCGAGGAGATGGGCCTCGACGAGACGGCGTTCCGGTCGCGGGACTACGTCGTGGCGATCGACGAGGAGAACCACGAGAAGGCCGGCTTCGGCCGCATCAGGATCCACAAGACCGACGACGGGGACCGCTGCGAGCTGACGAGCATCGGCGTCCTGCCGGAGTGGCGCGGCCAGGGCGTCGGCGCGCACGTCGTCGAGCGGCTCGTCGAGTACGCCGGCGACGAGGGGTTCGAGGAGGTGTACTCGCTGGCGGGCGAGCCCGACTACCTCCGGCAGTTCGGCTTCGACCGCATCGAACCGGAGCAGCTACCCGAGAAGCTCCGTGACCGCCTGACGGAGAAACAGGAGTCGATCCAGCCCGGGGCCGTTCCGCTCCGGCTCCAGATCGACCGGTTCCGGATGCCCGACCGCCTCCGCGACCTGTTCAAGCAGGCGGCCGCCCAGGACGAGGGCGACGCCGAACCCGCGGAGGGGCCGGAGGACTTCGGCATCGACCCCGACGAGGCCACCTACAAGTACGACACCGGCCGCTGA
- a CDS encoding S66 family peptidase, which translates to MTEFVTPPPAEPGDRVAVVAPSSGAAADVPDVLDLAVERLRDLGVEPVVYPTARQSDGYLRDHPEARAADVHAAVRDPDISAVFATIGGDDQVRVLDRVDPAVLREHPTRFFGMSDNANLATLLWTAGVVSYYGGQLLNQVATPGRFHEYSREYLERALFEETVGDLRPAEEWTDDVVSWYRDDYAEVRPEYEDDTGWRWHGDRAVDGRVWGGCLAILRWQLLVDRYLPDPERLDGQVLAIETAEDMPAARRVRWTLRGMGERGLLERFDAVLVGRPQTRNREEDPGREARSEYRENQREAILAELERYNPDATVVFDLDFGHTNPTVPLPIGGRVSIDPDAETIRFE; encoded by the coding sequence ATGACCGAGTTCGTGACGCCACCGCCGGCCGAGCCGGGCGACCGGGTGGCCGTCGTGGCGCCATCGAGCGGCGCCGCGGCCGACGTGCCGGACGTCCTCGACCTGGCCGTCGAGCGACTGCGAGACCTGGGCGTCGAGCCCGTCGTCTACCCGACCGCGCGCCAGTCCGACGGCTACCTCCGCGACCACCCGGAGGCCCGCGCGGCCGACGTCCACGCGGCCGTCCGCGACCCCGATATCAGCGCCGTCTTCGCGACCATCGGCGGCGACGACCAGGTGCGCGTCCTCGACCGCGTCGATCCCGCCGTCCTCCGCGAGCACCCGACGCGCTTCTTCGGGATGAGCGACAACGCGAACCTCGCGACGCTGCTGTGGACCGCGGGCGTCGTCTCCTACTACGGCGGCCAGCTGCTCAACCAGGTCGCGACGCCCGGTCGGTTCCACGAGTACAGCCGCGAGTACCTGGAGCGCGCGCTGTTCGAGGAGACCGTCGGCGACCTCCGGCCGGCGGAGGAGTGGACCGACGACGTCGTGTCGTGGTATCGCGACGACTACGCCGAGGTCCGGCCGGAGTACGAAGACGACACCGGCTGGCGGTGGCACGGCGACCGCGCCGTCGACGGCCGCGTGTGGGGCGGCTGCCTCGCGATTCTCCGCTGGCAGCTGCTGGTCGACCGGTACCTCCCCGACCCCGAGCGGCTGGACGGGCAGGTGCTGGCGATAGAGACGGCAGAGGACATGCCGGCGGCCCGCCGCGTCCGCTGGACGCTGCGGGGCATGGGCGAGCGCGGCCTCCTCGAGCGGTTCGACGCCGTCCTCGTGGGCCGGCCCCAGACGCGCAACCGCGAGGAGGACCCCGGCCGCGAGGCCCGCTCCGAGTACCGCGAGAACCAGCGGGAGGCGATCCTGGCCGAACTGGAGCGGTACAACCCCGACGCGACGGTCGTCTTCGACCTGGACTTCGGTCACACGAATCCGACCGTCCCCCTGCCGATCGGCGGCCGCGTTTCGATCGATCCCGACGCGGAGACGATCCGCTTCGAGTGA
- a CDS encoding metal-dependent hydrolase, whose translation MELTWHGHSTWYVTVGDTSLLIDPFFDNPTTDLDPSDVEMPDYVLLTHGHADHVADVGEFTDATVVGSPELVAWVEDEHGAEETIGFNLGGTVELGDAFVTMHPAQHTNGLQTDYEYSAGPPAGYVISDTKPTQISDEESTTFYHAGDTALMTEMRDVIAPFLEPDAAAVPAGDHFTMGPTQAAIAVDWLDVDHVFPMHYDSFPPVEIDTDRFVNEVRGTGSDAEVHVLDGDETFEL comes from the coding sequence ATGGAACTCACCTGGCACGGCCACTCCACGTGGTACGTCACGGTCGGGGACACCTCGCTGCTGATCGATCCCTTCTTCGACAACCCCACGACAGACCTCGACCCGTCGGACGTGGAGATGCCCGACTACGTTCTGCTGACGCACGGCCACGCCGACCACGTCGCCGACGTCGGCGAGTTCACAGACGCGACCGTCGTCGGCTCGCCCGAGCTGGTCGCCTGGGTCGAGGACGAACACGGCGCCGAGGAGACCATCGGCTTCAACCTCGGAGGGACGGTCGAACTCGGCGACGCCTTCGTGACGATGCATCCGGCCCAGCACACGAACGGCCTCCAGACGGACTACGAGTACAGCGCCGGTCCGCCGGCGGGCTACGTCATCTCGGACACGAAGCCGACGCAGATTTCCGACGAGGAGTCGACCACGTTCTACCACGCCGGCGACACCGCCCTGATGACGGAGATGCGCGACGTGATCGCACCCTTCCTCGAACCGGACGCCGCCGCCGTTCCCGCGGGCGATCACTTCACCATGGGTCCGACGCAGGCGGCCATCGCCGTCGACTGGCTCGACGTCGACCACGTGTTCCCGATGCACTACGACTCGTTCCCGCCGGTCGAGATCGACACCGACCGGTTCGTCAACGAGGTCAGGGGCACCGGTAGCGACGCCGAGGTCCACGTGCTGGACGGCGACGAGACGTTCGAGCTGTAG
- a CDS encoding DUF7557 family protein yields the protein MPSIELDEETIDRLDSLRIEDESYDEIVTELINIYEAEELTLFHAGDEI from the coding sequence ATGCCCAGTATCGAACTCGACGAGGAGACGATCGACCGGCTCGACAGCCTCCGGATCGAGGACGAGTCCTACGACGAGATCGTCACCGAACTCATCAACATCTACGAGGCCGAGGAGCTGACGCTGTTCCACGCCGGCGACGAGATCTGA
- the pfkB gene encoding 1-phosphofructokinase, translated as MILTVTFNPAVDQTMTFDESLRPGAVSRATDARFDAGGKGINVSQYLAALDADTVATGLLGGFTGTYIRQSLSESGVPTDFVDIDEPTRLNTTALAAGEEYKLNQNGPDVDASVVDDLTATARSHGPDRVLVGGSLPPGLDPDVIDRVADAGEWRTAVDVGGDVLAALEGEYGLAKPNRDELAAATGAAVETVAECAEAARRLRERGFERVVASLGGEGALLAGPDGVVFAEAFDVDVVDTVGAGDALLSGVLAALDRGLSDEAALGNGVAVASRVVQRAGTSVPDFEGLDADRDAVETRRL; from the coding sequence GTGATCCTGACGGTCACGTTCAACCCGGCGGTCGACCAGACGATGACCTTCGACGAGTCGCTGCGGCCGGGCGCGGTCAGCCGCGCGACCGACGCCCGCTTCGACGCCGGCGGCAAGGGCATCAACGTCTCCCAGTACCTGGCCGCCCTCGACGCCGACACCGTCGCCACGGGGCTGCTCGGCGGCTTCACGGGCACCTACATTCGCCAGTCGCTGTCCGAGAGCGGGGTCCCGACGGACTTCGTCGACATCGACGAGCCCACCCGCCTGAACACGACCGCGCTGGCCGCCGGCGAGGAGTACAAACTGAACCAGAACGGCCCGGACGTCGACGCCTCGGTCGTCGACGACCTGACGGCCACCGCCCGCTCGCACGGCCCGGACCGCGTGCTCGTCGGGGGGAGCCTCCCGCCGGGACTGGACCCCGACGTCATCGACCGGGTCGCCGACGCCGGCGAGTGGCGGACGGCCGTCGACGTTGGCGGGGACGTGCTGGCCGCGCTCGAGGGCGAGTACGGCCTCGCCAAGCCCAACCGCGATGAGCTTGCCGCGGCGACCGGCGCCGCCGTCGAGACGGTCGCCGAGTGCGCGGAGGCGGCCCGACGGCTGCGCGAGCGCGGCTTCGAGCGCGTGGTCGCCTCGCTGGGCGGCGAGGGCGCGCTGCTCGCGGGACCGGACGGCGTCGTCTTCGCCGAGGCGTTCGACGTCGACGTCGTCGACACGGTCGGCGCCGGCGACGCGCTGCTGTCGGGCGTGCTGGCGGCGCTGGACCGCGGGCTGTCCGACGAGGCGGCGCTCGGGAACGGCGTCGCCGTCGCGTCGCGCGTGGTCCAGCGCGCCGGGACGAGCGTCCCCGACTTCGAGGGCCTCGACGCGGACCGCGACGCCGTCGAGACGCGGCGGCTCTAG
- a CDS encoding isocitrate/isopropylmalate dehydrogenase family protein, giving the protein MTHEIAVIPGDGIGQEVTPAAVEVLESLDLDLTFVEGEAGDAVKEERGEALPDETRELAAEADATLFGAAGETAADVILPLRDVVGSFANVRPARAYPALDAVQPDTDIVFIRENTEGVYSGIEAEVDDGVRTLTRVVTEDASREIAEFGFRYAKRNGFDDVTIAHKANVMRETDGLFLEVAEAVGDEFGVDYDTALMDALAMHLVMNPEDYGVVICPNLAGDMLSDLAAGLVGGLGLLPSANVGEDNALFEPVHGSAPDIAGEGVANPSAMLLSAAMLLDHLDYGDEAERVRDAVEGVLAEGPRTPDLGGDAGTDDVTAAVLDRL; this is encoded by the coding sequence ATGACTCACGAGATCGCAGTCATCCCCGGCGACGGGATCGGGCAGGAGGTCACGCCCGCGGCGGTCGAGGTGCTGGAATCGCTCGACCTGGACCTGACGTTCGTCGAGGGCGAGGCCGGCGACGCCGTGAAGGAAGAGCGCGGCGAGGCCCTGCCCGACGAGACCCGCGAACTGGCCGCAGAGGCCGACGCGACGCTGTTCGGCGCCGCGGGCGAGACGGCCGCGGACGTGATCCTGCCGCTGCGAGACGTCGTCGGCTCGTTCGCCAACGTCCGACCGGCGCGGGCGTACCCGGCGCTCGACGCCGTCCAGCCCGACACCGACATCGTGTTCATCCGGGAGAACACCGAGGGCGTCTACTCCGGCATCGAGGCGGAGGTCGACGACGGCGTCCGGACGCTGACCCGCGTGGTCACAGAGGACGCCTCCCGCGAGATCGCGGAGTTCGGCTTCCGGTACGCGAAGCGCAACGGCTTCGACGACGTCACCATCGCCCACAAGGCCAACGTCATGCGCGAGACGGACGGCCTGTTCCTCGAGGTCGCCGAGGCGGTCGGCGACGAGTTCGGTGTCGACTACGACACCGCGCTGATGGACGCGCTGGCGATGCACCTGGTGATGAACCCGGAGGACTACGGCGTGGTCATCTGCCCGAACCTCGCGGGCGACATGCTGTCGGACCTGGCGGCGGGTCTCGTCGGGGGCCTGGGGCTGCTGCCGAGCGCCAACGTCGGCGAGGACAACGCGCTCTTCGAACCGGTCCACGGCTCCGCGCCGGACATCGCGGGCGAGGGCGTCGCGAACCCGTCGGCGATGCTCCTCTCGGCGGCGATGCTGCTCGATCACCTCGACTACGGCGACGAGGCCGAGCGCGTCCGGGACGCCGTCGAGGGCGTCCTGGCGGAGGGGCCGCGGACGCCGGACCTGGGCGGCGACGCCGGAACGGACGACGTGACGGCGGCGGTGCTGGACCGCCTCTGA
- a CDS encoding PfkB family carbohydrate kinase — translation MDDETADAVALAGEQFPDAVDGGRVVFGFDGYVDRVREVVADRHDPEHYDRLDTLAAFGDRVNRSVEADSSLSFEWLQRGTRTGGHTSHLSRVFGTWGFDPVMIGMYGRPELDVFAEEFAEYERHTLGEPGYTDAVEFDDGKLMIMELGDTKELDWERLLETVDRETLADRLDGAALLGTGYWAETPDLPDVLDGLRDLWDELDDPPETVLVDPGDVRKLDRDRLRAGRDALGRLDDVARVVVSANRAETKLLAELFGDDVPEDADAATDAEAVADAVDAELVVSHGVDRSVVVGPSGTTGVAVPKVDEPELTTSSGDHFNAGLALALVEGMDPSAAVVVGNAVAGEFVRTGESPTFDAVRSFVERYGEKF, via the coding sequence ATGGACGACGAGACGGCCGACGCGGTCGCGCTGGCCGGCGAGCAGTTCCCCGACGCGGTCGACGGCGGACGCGTCGTGTTCGGCTTCGACGGTTACGTCGACCGCGTGCGCGAGGTCGTCGCCGACCGCCACGATCCGGAGCACTACGACCGGCTCGACACGCTGGCGGCGTTCGGCGACCGCGTGAACCGCTCCGTCGAGGCCGACAGCTCGCTGTCCTTCGAGTGGCTCCAGCGGGGGACGCGCACGGGCGGCCACACCAGCCACCTCTCGCGCGTGTTCGGTACCTGGGGGTTCGACCCCGTCATGATCGGCATGTACGGCCGCCCCGAACTGGACGTCTTCGCCGAGGAATTCGCCGAGTACGAGCGCCACACTCTCGGCGAGCCCGGCTACACCGACGCCGTCGAGTTCGACGACGGCAAGCTGATGATCATGGAGCTGGGGGACACGAAGGAGCTCGACTGGGAGCGCCTGCTCGAGACGGTCGACCGCGAGACGCTGGCCGACCGCCTCGACGGCGCCGCCCTGCTCGGGACGGGCTACTGGGCCGAGACGCCCGACCTGCCCGACGTCCTCGACGGGCTGCGCGACCTCTGGGACGAACTCGACGACCCGCCGGAGACGGTGCTTGTGGACCCGGGCGACGTCCGGAAGCTCGACCGCGACCGCCTGCGGGCCGGCCGTGACGCGCTGGGCCGCCTGGACGACGTCGCGCGGGTCGTCGTCTCGGCCAACCGCGCCGAGACGAAGCTGCTCGCCGAGCTCTTCGGCGACGACGTGCCCGAGGACGCCGACGCCGCCACCGACGCAGAGGCGGTCGCGGACGCCGTCGACGCGGAGCTCGTCGTCAGCCACGGCGTCGACCGCTCCGTCGTGGTCGGTCCGTCCGGCACGACGGGCGTCGCCGTCCCGAAAGTCGACGAGCCCGAACTGACGACGAGCTCCGGCGACCACTTCAACGCCGGCCTGGCGCTCGCGCTGGTCGAGGGGATGGACCCTTCGGCCGCCGTCGTCGTCGGCAACGCCGTCGCCGGCGAGTTCGTCCGGACGGGCGAGTCGCCGACGTTCGACGCGGTCCGCTCGTTCGTCGAGCGCTACGGAGAGAAGTTCTGA
- a CDS encoding OsmC family protein, which produces MADIQVTSTSEEGYTTSNVIDDEWELTIDALSEAGPDPNQVLAADYASCYIPAFRVAGDQTGYDDLGRIEVDVSADLDEDDDLESIAFDISVEADVSGDEDELIELGEEICHVHSALREGLHADISVEGDAF; this is translated from the coding sequence ATGGCAGACATTCAGGTCACCAGTACGTCCGAGGAGGGCTACACGACGAGTAACGTCATCGACGACGAGTGGGAACTGACCATCGACGCGCTCAGCGAGGCCGGGCCGGACCCGAACCAGGTCCTCGCGGCCGACTACGCGTCCTGTTACATCCCGGCGTTCCGCGTGGCCGGCGACCAGACGGGCTACGACGACCTCGGCCGGATCGAGGTCGACGTCTCCGCGGATCTCGACGAGGACGACGACCTCGAATCGATCGCCTTCGACATCAGCGTCGAGGCCGACGTCAGCGGCGACGAGGACGAACTGATCGAGCTGGGCGAGGAGATCTGTCACGTCCACTCGGCGCTGCGCGAGGGGCTCCACGCCGACATCTCGGTCGAGGGCGACGCCTTCTAG